A window from Drosophila yakuba strain Tai18E2 chromosome 3L, Prin_Dyak_Tai18E2_2.1, whole genome shotgun sequence encodes these proteins:
- the LOC6532838 gene encoding NEDD8-conjugating enzyme Ubc12, producing MPARRSERIAARGEATAAAGNASNMRLVVRLRRVSDSSAQLEGPRGGRVPTRGRGRRTTHLAAGHSTAIVPAARVSERIATRVQQARATRPVAEPTVGSTAQEASSSQSGRSRGATRGSRGATGRQRRDRRTHSTVAAGPLNPGVAATVVPPVPLVRPNMPLPTSAAYVPIAASADFERLQHHSLVQSLFRFESGIPTQGDPLTITRLRREISEFATDQTEGCKVEMVGENLFHWVATIPGPSETVYEGGLFRVEIVFPRNYPFQPPYVAFLTKTYHCNIAFSGRLCLDILSSKWSPALSVSKVLISIMSLLADPNPDDPMEVGIADVFRRNRVLHDQHAREWTKRYAK from the exons ATGCCAGCACGACGTAGTGAAAGGATTGCGGCCCGTGGAGAAGCGACTGCAGCCGCAGGAAACGCATCCAATATGCGGCTGGTGGTGCGACTTCGTCGTGTCAGCGATTCCAGTGCCCAGTTGGAAGGACCTCGAGGTGGTCGGGTGCCCACTAGGGGCAGGGGCAGGCGAACCACTCACCTGGCAGCAGGTCACTCTACAGCG ATTGTGCCAGCAGCACGAGTAAGTGAGAGAATCGCGACACGTGTGCAGCAAGCTAGAGCGACGCGTCCAGTTGCTGAGCCCACCGTAGGATCTACTGCCCAGGAAGCAAGCTCCTCCCAGTCTGGCAGATCTCGAGGAGCGACTAGGGGATCCAGGGGAGCTACGGGTCGTCAACGCCGTGACCGCAGAACGCACTCAACTGTAGCAGCTGGTCCTTTGAATCCAGGTGTGGCGGCCACTGTGGTGCCTCCTGTTCCACTCGTCCGCCCAAACATGCCTTTACCCACTTCGGCTGCTTATGTGCCAATCGCAGCCAGTGCTGACTTCGAGCGGTTGCAACATCATTCTCTGGTGCAAAGCCTGTTTCGCTTCGAATCCGGAATACCCACCCAGGGTGATCCGCTCACCATCACAAGGCTGCGTCGCGAGATCTCCGAGTTCGCAACCGATCAAACGGAAGGCTGCAAGGTGGAGATGGTGGGCGAGAATCTGTTCCACTGGGTGGCCACGATCCCCGGTCCCTCGGAAACGGTTTATGAAGGTGGCCTTTTCAGAGTGGAGATAGTCTTCCCACGAAACTATCCATTCCAACCGCCCTATGTGGCGTTCCTAACCAAGACATACCATTGCAACATCGCTTTCTCCGGGCGCCTTTGTCTGGATATTCTCAGCTCCAAGTGGTCGCCAGCTCTGTCGGTTTCCAAGGTGCTCATCTCCATCATGTCCTTGCTGGCGGACCCGAACCCAGACGATCCTATGGAGGTGGGAATCGCAGATGTATTCAGGCGAAACCGCGTGCTCCACGACCAGCATGCCCGCGAGTGGACCAAAAGGTATGCCAAATAG
- the LOC6532839 gene encoding uncharacterized protein LOC6532839 gives MGSINRRNEPISRDEVQRLLRNPSNNPDRMLLFLDTRFASEDVRNSNRVMPDIHIFSGPVVQNLRPFVPVNLSNENSWVYSVLLQEPIVRPAPPGRIRYTAVSRWSPPTRMGRNVIFPEDIRGLILMAMIVNPEIDTLMNIDPIKAMSLMLNIALYFLT, from the coding sequence ATGGGCTCCATAAATAGACGCAATGAACCAATTAGCCGTGACGAAGTGCAGCGGCTTCTGAGAAACCCATCAAATAATCCCGACCGAATGCTGTTATTTCTGGACACAAGATTTGCCAGTGAAGATGTGAGGAACTCCAACCGTGTGATGCCCGACATTCACATATTTTCCGGACCTGTAGTGCAAAATTTGAGACCCTTTGTGCCGGTGAATCTGTCCAATGAGAACTCTTGGGTCTACTCCGTACTCTTGCAAGAACCAATAGTTCGTCCTGCGCCTCCAGGGCGAATTCGCTACACTGCTGTGTCTCGATGGAGTCCACCAACGCGTATGGGAAGAAACGTCATTTTTCCGGAGGACATCAGAGGACTGATACTGATGGCCATGATAGTGAACCCCGAAATCGACACTCTAATGAACATCGATCCCATCAAGGCCATGTCCCTGATGCTGAACATTGCTCTCTACTTTCTCACCTGA